One stretch of Glycine soja cultivar W05 chromosome 7, ASM419377v2, whole genome shotgun sequence DNA includes these proteins:
- the LOC114417936 gene encoding receptor-like serine/threonine-protein kinase ALE2 isoform X3 — MGLPLIFLLIELHLVVSTQQVHEYAATKLQHSSDRNHFSIAIPPTKSSSEGHSSIAHPPSESSSGVPASIALSPSKSIHKAPRIIWTHGSVDSPVSHHKHYHSKRKSHNPTPAPTYPVQAPSYSHQGPSVFRWKPPFSSPKSRDVHAPAPAPSPAILPGHLDGSSLKKKKTPPPAYTLVLPPPPPNKDCLSMTCSEPLTYTPPGSPCGCVWPLQVKLHINIAIYKVFPLVSELAKEIAASVLLNHSQVRIVGADAANQQLEKTTVLIDLVPKGVKFDDTTAFLIYKKFWHREILIDASVFGAYEVLYVHYPGLPPSPPSTPQDASGIDDGPSPGHDNNGTMMKPLGVDVPKKKKEGNNGRMIVIIVLSSVTAFVVFIGLAWLCLLKCRSYVHEHEPVPDGFISPSSKQSTGAARSLTQGIRLGSGSQSFNSGTITYTGSAKIFTLNDLEKATDNFDSSRILGEGGFGLVYKGILNDGRDVAVKILKRDDQRGGREFLAEVEMLSRLHHRNLVKLLGICIEKQTRCLVYELVPNGSVESHLHGTDKENDPLDWNSRMKIALGAARGLAYLHEDSNPCVIHRDFKASNILLEYDFTPKVSDFGLARTALDERNKHISTHVMGTFGYLAPEYAMTGHLLVKSDVYSYGVVLLELLTGRKPVDLSQPPGQENLVTWVRPLLTSKEGLQMIVDPFVKPNISVDIVVKVAAIASMCVQPEVSQRPFMGEVVQALKLVCSDFEETDFIRSKSSQEGLLTDVEGKYSEASVERVEFSEYQKTLSGYQSGEEKVRLSATELLSTSGQEFESFRRYSRSGPLTIGKKRQFWQKLRSLSRGSSSEHGSH, encoded by the exons ATGGGACTGCCGCTTATTTTCTTGCTAATTGAGCTGCATTTAGTGGTCAGCACTCAGCAGGTCCATGAATATGCAG CCACCAAGCTGCAACATTCCAGTGACAGAAACCATTTTAGTATTGCAATCCCACCAACAAAGTCATCTTCTGAAGGTCATTCAAGTATTGCACACCCACCTTCCGAGTCATCTTCTGGTGTACCTGCAAGTATTGCACTTTCACCTTCCAAGTCAATTCACAAAGCTCCTAGAATTATATGGACACATGGTTCTGTGGATTCTCCTGTATCACATCATAAGCATTACCATTCCAAAAGAAAGTCCCACAATCCAACTCCAGCGCCAACCTACCCAGTCCAGGCTCCTTCATACAGTCATCAAG GCCCTTCAGTCTTCAGATGGAAACCTCCTTTCTCTTCACCAAAAAGTAGGGATGTTCATGCCCCTGCACCTGCACCATCACCAGCAATTCTGCCAGGTCACCTTGATG GTTCatcattgaagaagaaaaagactcCACCACCAGCATATACATTGGTTCTGCCACCGCCACCTCCTAATAAGG ATTGCTTGTCGATGACTTGCTCAGAGCCCTTGACATATACACCTCCTGGGTCACCTTGTGGTTGTGTATGGCCGCTTCAGGTTAAACTCCATATTAACATTGCAATATACAAGGTTTTTCCTTTGGTCTCAGAGCTAGCCAAGGAAATTGCAGCAAGTGTTCTGCTGAACCATTCCCAGGTTCGCATTGTGGGAGCTGATGCAGCTAATCAGCAACTAGAGAAAACCACTGTTCTCATAGACTTAGTACCCAAAGGAGTAAAATTTGATGATACCACcgcatttttaatatataagaaattcTGGCACAGGGAGATTCTGATAGATGCTTCAGTCTTTGGTGCTTATGAAGTACTCTATGTTCATTATCCAG GTCTTCCACCTTCTCCACCTTCAACTCCACAAGATGCTTCTGGTATAGATGATGGGCCAAGTCCAGGACATGATAACAATGGAACGATGATGAAACCTTTAGGAGTAGATGtcccaaagaagaaaaaagaagggaatAATGGAAGAATGATTGTTATAATTGTGCTGTCATCAGTTACTGCTTTTGTTGTATTCATTGGTCTTGCTTGGCTTTGTCTGCTGAAATGCCGCTCCTATGTTCATGAACATGAACCAGTTCCAGATGGTTTTATTTCACCCTCTTCTAAACAATCAA CAGGGGCTGCTAGGTCATTAACTCAAGGGATCAGGCTAGGCTCTGGATCACAGTCCTTCAATTCTGGAACAATAACATATACAGGGTCTGCTAAGATTTTTACTTTGAATGACTTGGAGAAAGCAACAGATAACTTTGATTCTTCAAGAATATTAGGAGAAGGTGGCTTTGGGCTTGTTTACAAAGGTATTCTAAATGATGGGAGGGATGTAGCTGTGAAGATTCTCAAAAGAGATGATCAGCGAGGTGGCCGTGAATTCTTGGCAGAAGTTGAGATGCTTAGCCGTCTACATCATAGAAATTTAGTTAAATTACTAGGTATATGCATAGAGAAACAGACTCGCTGCTTAGTTTATGAGCTTGTCCCTAATGGAAGTGTGGAATCCCACTTACATG GAACTGACAAGGAAAATGATCCACTTGATTggaattcccggatgaagaTTGCTCTTGGTGCAGCTCGGGGATTGGCCTATCTGCATGAAGATTCAAATCCATGTGTCATACATCGAGACTTCAAGGCCAGCAACATCTTGTTGGAGTACGATTTTACACCCAAGGTCTCAGATTTTGGATTGGCTAGAACAGCACTGGATGAGAGAAACAAGCACATCTCCACACATGTTATGGGAACATTTGG CTACTTAGCTCCTGAATATGCAATGACTGGCCATCTTCTGGTCAAGAGTGACGTTTATAGTTATGGAGTTGTACTCCTTGAGCTCCTAACTGGAAGAAAGCCTGTGGATTTGTCACAACCGCCAGGTCAAGAGAATCTTGTGACATGGGTTCGTCCACTTCTCACAAGTAAGGAGGGTTTGCAGATGATCGTAGACCCATTTGTAAAGCCTAACATTTCTGTTGATATTGTGGTAAAAGTTGCAGCAATTGCATCCATGTGTGTGCAACCAGAAGTCTCCCAACGTCCTTTCATGGGAGAAGTTGTTCAGGCCTTGAAGCTAGTATGCAGTGACTTTGAGGAAACAGACTTTATAAGATCAAAAAGTTCTCAAGAGGGTCTTCTAACTGATGTGGAAGGAAAGTATTCTGAAGCTTCAGTTGAAAGAGTAGAATTTTCAGAGTATCAAAAAACTCTTTCTGGCTATCAATCTGGTGAAGAAAAGGTAAGATTATCAGCAACAGAGTTGCTCAGTACTTCAGGTCAGGAATTTGAGTCATTCAGGAGGTATTCTCGTTCAGGGCCTCTAACTATTGGGAAGAAAAGGCAGTTCTGGCAGAAGTTGAGAAGTTTGTCTAGAGGTAGCTCCAGTGAACATGGATCCCATTAA
- the LOC114417937 gene encoding protein HOTHEAD-like encodes MASVGAVNCKFFLCLLLWLWNFLPPSQGNKHWHENRYPFIRNASSFSSPSISTTTCNNAYDYIIVGGGTAGCPLAATLSQNFSVLVLERGGVPFTNPNVSFLENFHITLADISPTSASQYFISTDGVYNSRARVLGGGSSINAGFYTRANPRFIKKVGWDAKLVNQSYPWVEKQIVHRPKFSPYQRAFRDSLLDSGVSPFNGFTYDHLYGTKVGGTIFDRFGRRHTAAELLASGNQDKLTVLVYATVQKIVFDTRGKKPKAVGVIFQDEHGKQHEAILSNDRHSEVIMSSGAIGTPQLLMLSGIGPKAELQKLNIPVVLDNPFVGKGMVDNPMNTMFIPSNRPVHQSLIETVGITKMGVYIEASSGFSQSNDSIHCHHGIMSAEIGQLSTIPPKKRSPEAVQEFIKNKKDLPVELFKGGFILSKVANPWSVGELRLNNTNVNDNPVVTFNYFSHPYDLHRCVKGIRLAIKVAQSKHFTNYTLCDKKTSEELLNLTVKANVNFITKHPNDTASIAQFCKDTVITIWHYHGGCHLGKVVSPDYKVLGVDRLRVVDGSTFDESPGTNPQATVMMMGRYMGLKILRDRLGKLAGI; translated from the exons ATGGCTTCAGTTGGTGCAGTCAATTGCAAATTCTTCTTGTGTCTACTTCTATGGCTCTGGAACTTTCTACCTCCTTCTCAAG GTAATAAGCACTGGCATGAAAATAGATACCCTTTTATCAGAAATGCAAGCTCATTCTCATCACCGTCAATTTCAACTACCACCTGCAATAATGCCTATGACTACATAATAGTTGGAGGTGGCACAGCAGGGTGTCCTTTGGCTGCAACCCTGTCTCAGAACTTCAGTGTTTTGGTGCTTGAAAGAGGGGGTGTTCCTTTCACCAACCCCAATGTTTCGTTTCTAGAGAACTTCCACATTACCTTGGCAGACATTTCACCAACTTCAGCTTCTCAATACTTCATTTCAACTGATGGAGTCTACAATTCAAGGGCAAGGGTCTTGGGAGGTGGAAGTTCTATCAATGCTGGCTTCTACACTAGAGCAAACCCAAG GTTTATAAAGAAGGTGGGGTGGGATGCCAAGCTAGTAAATCAGTCATATCCATGGGTTGAGAAGCAAATTGTCCACCGTCCAAAGTTTTCACCTTATCAGAGAGCATTTAGAGACAGTCTTCTCGACTCTGGTGTGTCACCCTTTAATGGCTTCACCTATGATCATCTCTATGGAACAAAGGTTGGTGGAACCATTTTCGACAGATTTGGCCGCCGCCACACGGCTGCTGAACTGCTTGCTTCAGGGAACCAGGACAAACTTACTGTTTTGGTCTATGCCACTGTCCAAAAGATTGTGTTTGATACAAGAG GAAAGAAACCAAAAGCTGTGGGGGTTATTTTCCAAGATGAACATGGGAAACAGCACGAGGCTATTCTGTCAAATGATAGGCATAGTGAAGTGATTATGTCTAGTGGGGCAATTGGGACTCCTCAATTGCTAATGCTTAGTGGAATAGGGCCAAAAGCAGAACTCCAGAAGTTGAACATCCCAGTGGTCCTTGACAACCCCTTTGTTGGGAAAGGAATGGTAGACAATCCCATGAACACAATGTTTATTCCTTCTAATAGACCAGTTCATCAGTCACTCATAGAAACTGTTGGTATCACCAAGATGGGTGTGTACATTGAGGCTAGCAGTGGGTTTAGTCAGTCCAATGATAGCATTCACTGCCACCATGGTATCATGTCAGCTGAG ATTGGGCAGCTGTCCACAATTCCTCCTAAGAAAAGATCACCAGAAGCTGTTCAAGAATTTATCAAGAACAAGAAAGACCTACCGGTTGAATTATTCAAGGGAGGATTTATTTTGTCAAAAGTTGCCAATCCTTGGTCAGTAGGTGAGCTCAGGCTGAACAACACCAATGTGAATGACAACCCTGTCGTTACCTTCAACTACTTCAGTCATCCATATGATCTTCATCGCTGTGTCAAGGGGATCCGCTTGGCCATTAAGGTTGCCCAGtcaaaacacttcacaaactaCACTTTGTGTGACAAAAAAACCTCAGAGGAACTGCTCAACCTCACTGTCAAGGCTAATGTCAACTTCATAACCAAGCATCCCAATGACACAGCGTCGATAGCGCAGTTCTGCAAAGACACCGTGATCACAATTTGGCACTACCATGGAGGGTGCCATTTGGGGAAGGTAGTCAGCCCTGATTACAAGGTTCTTGGTGTTGACAGACTCCGCGTGGTAGATGGCTCAACATTTGATGAATCACCTGGAACAAATCCTCAAGCAACTGTCATGATGATGGGCAG GTACATGGGGCTGAAGATTTTGAGAGATAGGTTGGGGAAATTGGCTGGTATATAA
- the LOC114417936 gene encoding receptor-like serine/threonine-protein kinase ALE2 isoform X2: MGLPLIFLLIELHLVVSTQQVHEYAATKLQHSSDRNHFSIAIPPTKSSSEGHSSIAHPPSESSSGVPASIALSPSKSIHKAPRIIWTHGSVDSPVSHHKHYHSKRKSHNPTPAPTYPVQAPSYSHQGPSVFRWKPPFSSPKSRDVHAPAPAPSPAILPGHLDVPSPSPRISPLGSSLKKKKTPPPAYTLVLPPPPPNKDCLSMTCSEPLTYTPPGSPCGCVWPLQVKLHINIAIYKVFPLVSELAKEIAASVLLNHSQVRIVGADAANQQLEKTTVLIDLVPKGVKFDDTTAFLIYKKFWHREILIDASVFGAYEVLYVHYPGLPPSPPSTPQDASGIDDGPSPGHDNNGTMMKPLGVDVPKKKKEGNNGRMIVIIVLSSVTAFVVFIGLAWLCLLKCRSYVHEHEPVPDGFISPSSKQSRAARSLTQGIRLGSGSQSFNSGTITYTGSAKIFTLNDLEKATDNFDSSRILGEGGFGLVYKGILNDGRDVAVKILKRDDQRGGREFLAEVEMLSRLHHRNLVKLLGICIEKQTRCLVYELVPNGSVESHLHGTDKENDPLDWNSRMKIALGAARGLAYLHEDSNPCVIHRDFKASNILLEYDFTPKVSDFGLARTALDERNKHISTHVMGTFGYLAPEYAMTGHLLVKSDVYSYGVVLLELLTGRKPVDLSQPPGQENLVTWVRPLLTSKEGLQMIVDPFVKPNISVDIVVKVAAIASMCVQPEVSQRPFMGEVVQALKLVCSDFEETDFIRSKSSQEGLLTDVEGKYSEASVERVEFSEYQKTLSGYQSGEEKVRLSATELLSTSGQEFESFRRYSRSGPLTIGKKRQFWQKLRSLSRGSSSEHGSH; the protein is encoded by the exons ATGGGACTGCCGCTTATTTTCTTGCTAATTGAGCTGCATTTAGTGGTCAGCACTCAGCAGGTCCATGAATATGCAG CCACCAAGCTGCAACATTCCAGTGACAGAAACCATTTTAGTATTGCAATCCCACCAACAAAGTCATCTTCTGAAGGTCATTCAAGTATTGCACACCCACCTTCCGAGTCATCTTCTGGTGTACCTGCAAGTATTGCACTTTCACCTTCCAAGTCAATTCACAAAGCTCCTAGAATTATATGGACACATGGTTCTGTGGATTCTCCTGTATCACATCATAAGCATTACCATTCCAAAAGAAAGTCCCACAATCCAACTCCAGCGCCAACCTACCCAGTCCAGGCTCCTTCATACAGTCATCAAG GCCCTTCAGTCTTCAGATGGAAACCTCCTTTCTCTTCACCAAAAAGTAGGGATGTTCATGCCCCTGCACCTGCACCATCACCAGCAATTCTGCCAGGTCACCTTGATG TACCCTCTCCTTCACCTAGAATTTCTCCTCTAGGTTCatcattgaagaagaaaaagactcCACCACCAGCATATACATTGGTTCTGCCACCGCCACCTCCTAATAAGG ATTGCTTGTCGATGACTTGCTCAGAGCCCTTGACATATACACCTCCTGGGTCACCTTGTGGTTGTGTATGGCCGCTTCAGGTTAAACTCCATATTAACATTGCAATATACAAGGTTTTTCCTTTGGTCTCAGAGCTAGCCAAGGAAATTGCAGCAAGTGTTCTGCTGAACCATTCCCAGGTTCGCATTGTGGGAGCTGATGCAGCTAATCAGCAACTAGAGAAAACCACTGTTCTCATAGACTTAGTACCCAAAGGAGTAAAATTTGATGATACCACcgcatttttaatatataagaaattcTGGCACAGGGAGATTCTGATAGATGCTTCAGTCTTTGGTGCTTATGAAGTACTCTATGTTCATTATCCAG GTCTTCCACCTTCTCCACCTTCAACTCCACAAGATGCTTCTGGTATAGATGATGGGCCAAGTCCAGGACATGATAACAATGGAACGATGATGAAACCTTTAGGAGTAGATGtcccaaagaagaaaaaagaagggaatAATGGAAGAATGATTGTTATAATTGTGCTGTCATCAGTTACTGCTTTTGTTGTATTCATTGGTCTTGCTTGGCTTTGTCTGCTGAAATGCCGCTCCTATGTTCATGAACATGAACCAGTTCCAGATGGTTTTATTTCACCCTCTTCTAAACAATCAA GGGCTGCTAGGTCATTAACTCAAGGGATCAGGCTAGGCTCTGGATCACAGTCCTTCAATTCTGGAACAATAACATATACAGGGTCTGCTAAGATTTTTACTTTGAATGACTTGGAGAAAGCAACAGATAACTTTGATTCTTCAAGAATATTAGGAGAAGGTGGCTTTGGGCTTGTTTACAAAGGTATTCTAAATGATGGGAGGGATGTAGCTGTGAAGATTCTCAAAAGAGATGATCAGCGAGGTGGCCGTGAATTCTTGGCAGAAGTTGAGATGCTTAGCCGTCTACATCATAGAAATTTAGTTAAATTACTAGGTATATGCATAGAGAAACAGACTCGCTGCTTAGTTTATGAGCTTGTCCCTAATGGAAGTGTGGAATCCCACTTACATG GAACTGACAAGGAAAATGATCCACTTGATTggaattcccggatgaagaTTGCTCTTGGTGCAGCTCGGGGATTGGCCTATCTGCATGAAGATTCAAATCCATGTGTCATACATCGAGACTTCAAGGCCAGCAACATCTTGTTGGAGTACGATTTTACACCCAAGGTCTCAGATTTTGGATTGGCTAGAACAGCACTGGATGAGAGAAACAAGCACATCTCCACACATGTTATGGGAACATTTGG CTACTTAGCTCCTGAATATGCAATGACTGGCCATCTTCTGGTCAAGAGTGACGTTTATAGTTATGGAGTTGTACTCCTTGAGCTCCTAACTGGAAGAAAGCCTGTGGATTTGTCACAACCGCCAGGTCAAGAGAATCTTGTGACATGGGTTCGTCCACTTCTCACAAGTAAGGAGGGTTTGCAGATGATCGTAGACCCATTTGTAAAGCCTAACATTTCTGTTGATATTGTGGTAAAAGTTGCAGCAATTGCATCCATGTGTGTGCAACCAGAAGTCTCCCAACGTCCTTTCATGGGAGAAGTTGTTCAGGCCTTGAAGCTAGTATGCAGTGACTTTGAGGAAACAGACTTTATAAGATCAAAAAGTTCTCAAGAGGGTCTTCTAACTGATGTGGAAGGAAAGTATTCTGAAGCTTCAGTTGAAAGAGTAGAATTTTCAGAGTATCAAAAAACTCTTTCTGGCTATCAATCTGGTGAAGAAAAGGTAAGATTATCAGCAACAGAGTTGCTCAGTACTTCAGGTCAGGAATTTGAGTCATTCAGGAGGTATTCTCGTTCAGGGCCTCTAACTATTGGGAAGAAAAGGCAGTTCTGGCAGAAGTTGAGAAGTTTGTCTAGAGGTAGCTCCAGTGAACATGGATCCCATTAA
- the LOC114417936 gene encoding receptor-like serine/threonine-protein kinase ALE2 isoform X1 — translation MGLPLIFLLIELHLVVSTQQVHEYAATKLQHSSDRNHFSIAIPPTKSSSEGHSSIAHPPSESSSGVPASIALSPSKSIHKAPRIIWTHGSVDSPVSHHKHYHSKRKSHNPTPAPTYPVQAPSYSHQGPSVFRWKPPFSSPKSRDVHAPAPAPSPAILPGHLDVPSPSPRISPLGSSLKKKKTPPPAYTLVLPPPPPNKDCLSMTCSEPLTYTPPGSPCGCVWPLQVKLHINIAIYKVFPLVSELAKEIAASVLLNHSQVRIVGADAANQQLEKTTVLIDLVPKGVKFDDTTAFLIYKKFWHREILIDASVFGAYEVLYVHYPGLPPSPPSTPQDASGIDDGPSPGHDNNGTMMKPLGVDVPKKKKEGNNGRMIVIIVLSSVTAFVVFIGLAWLCLLKCRSYVHEHEPVPDGFISPSSKQSTGAARSLTQGIRLGSGSQSFNSGTITYTGSAKIFTLNDLEKATDNFDSSRILGEGGFGLVYKGILNDGRDVAVKILKRDDQRGGREFLAEVEMLSRLHHRNLVKLLGICIEKQTRCLVYELVPNGSVESHLHGTDKENDPLDWNSRMKIALGAARGLAYLHEDSNPCVIHRDFKASNILLEYDFTPKVSDFGLARTALDERNKHISTHVMGTFGYLAPEYAMTGHLLVKSDVYSYGVVLLELLTGRKPVDLSQPPGQENLVTWVRPLLTSKEGLQMIVDPFVKPNISVDIVVKVAAIASMCVQPEVSQRPFMGEVVQALKLVCSDFEETDFIRSKSSQEGLLTDVEGKYSEASVERVEFSEYQKTLSGYQSGEEKVRLSATELLSTSGQEFESFRRYSRSGPLTIGKKRQFWQKLRSLSRGSSSEHGSH, via the exons ATGGGACTGCCGCTTATTTTCTTGCTAATTGAGCTGCATTTAGTGGTCAGCACTCAGCAGGTCCATGAATATGCAG CCACCAAGCTGCAACATTCCAGTGACAGAAACCATTTTAGTATTGCAATCCCACCAACAAAGTCATCTTCTGAAGGTCATTCAAGTATTGCACACCCACCTTCCGAGTCATCTTCTGGTGTACCTGCAAGTATTGCACTTTCACCTTCCAAGTCAATTCACAAAGCTCCTAGAATTATATGGACACATGGTTCTGTGGATTCTCCTGTATCACATCATAAGCATTACCATTCCAAAAGAAAGTCCCACAATCCAACTCCAGCGCCAACCTACCCAGTCCAGGCTCCTTCATACAGTCATCAAG GCCCTTCAGTCTTCAGATGGAAACCTCCTTTCTCTTCACCAAAAAGTAGGGATGTTCATGCCCCTGCACCTGCACCATCACCAGCAATTCTGCCAGGTCACCTTGATG TACCCTCTCCTTCACCTAGAATTTCTCCTCTAGGTTCatcattgaagaagaaaaagactcCACCACCAGCATATACATTGGTTCTGCCACCGCCACCTCCTAATAAGG ATTGCTTGTCGATGACTTGCTCAGAGCCCTTGACATATACACCTCCTGGGTCACCTTGTGGTTGTGTATGGCCGCTTCAGGTTAAACTCCATATTAACATTGCAATATACAAGGTTTTTCCTTTGGTCTCAGAGCTAGCCAAGGAAATTGCAGCAAGTGTTCTGCTGAACCATTCCCAGGTTCGCATTGTGGGAGCTGATGCAGCTAATCAGCAACTAGAGAAAACCACTGTTCTCATAGACTTAGTACCCAAAGGAGTAAAATTTGATGATACCACcgcatttttaatatataagaaattcTGGCACAGGGAGATTCTGATAGATGCTTCAGTCTTTGGTGCTTATGAAGTACTCTATGTTCATTATCCAG GTCTTCCACCTTCTCCACCTTCAACTCCACAAGATGCTTCTGGTATAGATGATGGGCCAAGTCCAGGACATGATAACAATGGAACGATGATGAAACCTTTAGGAGTAGATGtcccaaagaagaaaaaagaagggaatAATGGAAGAATGATTGTTATAATTGTGCTGTCATCAGTTACTGCTTTTGTTGTATTCATTGGTCTTGCTTGGCTTTGTCTGCTGAAATGCCGCTCCTATGTTCATGAACATGAACCAGTTCCAGATGGTTTTATTTCACCCTCTTCTAAACAATCAA CAGGGGCTGCTAGGTCATTAACTCAAGGGATCAGGCTAGGCTCTGGATCACAGTCCTTCAATTCTGGAACAATAACATATACAGGGTCTGCTAAGATTTTTACTTTGAATGACTTGGAGAAAGCAACAGATAACTTTGATTCTTCAAGAATATTAGGAGAAGGTGGCTTTGGGCTTGTTTACAAAGGTATTCTAAATGATGGGAGGGATGTAGCTGTGAAGATTCTCAAAAGAGATGATCAGCGAGGTGGCCGTGAATTCTTGGCAGAAGTTGAGATGCTTAGCCGTCTACATCATAGAAATTTAGTTAAATTACTAGGTATATGCATAGAGAAACAGACTCGCTGCTTAGTTTATGAGCTTGTCCCTAATGGAAGTGTGGAATCCCACTTACATG GAACTGACAAGGAAAATGATCCACTTGATTggaattcccggatgaagaTTGCTCTTGGTGCAGCTCGGGGATTGGCCTATCTGCATGAAGATTCAAATCCATGTGTCATACATCGAGACTTCAAGGCCAGCAACATCTTGTTGGAGTACGATTTTACACCCAAGGTCTCAGATTTTGGATTGGCTAGAACAGCACTGGATGAGAGAAACAAGCACATCTCCACACATGTTATGGGAACATTTGG CTACTTAGCTCCTGAATATGCAATGACTGGCCATCTTCTGGTCAAGAGTGACGTTTATAGTTATGGAGTTGTACTCCTTGAGCTCCTAACTGGAAGAAAGCCTGTGGATTTGTCACAACCGCCAGGTCAAGAGAATCTTGTGACATGGGTTCGTCCACTTCTCACAAGTAAGGAGGGTTTGCAGATGATCGTAGACCCATTTGTAAAGCCTAACATTTCTGTTGATATTGTGGTAAAAGTTGCAGCAATTGCATCCATGTGTGTGCAACCAGAAGTCTCCCAACGTCCTTTCATGGGAGAAGTTGTTCAGGCCTTGAAGCTAGTATGCAGTGACTTTGAGGAAACAGACTTTATAAGATCAAAAAGTTCTCAAGAGGGTCTTCTAACTGATGTGGAAGGAAAGTATTCTGAAGCTTCAGTTGAAAGAGTAGAATTTTCAGAGTATCAAAAAACTCTTTCTGGCTATCAATCTGGTGAAGAAAAGGTAAGATTATCAGCAACAGAGTTGCTCAGTACTTCAGGTCAGGAATTTGAGTCATTCAGGAGGTATTCTCGTTCAGGGCCTCTAACTATTGGGAAGAAAAGGCAGTTCTGGCAGAAGTTGAGAAGTTTGTCTAGAGGTAGCTCCAGTGAACATGGATCCCATTAA